The Chamaesiphon minutus PCC 6605 DNA window TCCTCGGTGCGGGGTGAAGACGCAATTTGTTGAGCCTTGCAACCATCCCAGGGTACCATCTCTAATACGTCTGTAGGACAAGCCCGAACGCATTGAGTACAGCCAATACAAGTGTCGTAAATTTTGACGCTATGAGACATATAATCGTCCTCCCAACGATAAAGCTTTAGCGATGCTAAAACTAAGAATCAAGGCTTAGTTTACCGCAGCCACAGAGGCTAGTTCTCAAAAAGGCTACATAAGTTAAAGGTTTTTAACTTTTGGCTGCTTGGCGGTTGGTTGCACGGGAGTTATTATGGGCGATCGGTTAAGTTCGCTTGAGATAGTTTAAAATTAGAGTCTCAAGCTCATTATGGAGATCTAATGACGGAACTAGCGTCAATGCCTACTGAGGTAATTTTGACCCAATCGCGCGAAGTACTAACTAAAATTTATCTGGATTGGACGCCACAACCAGGTAATTATCTCGATCTCGATGGCAAGACCTATGCCGTGCTAGAACGTCGTCACCGCTATCATTTACAATCCGGTCGCTATAAGTTACACAAAGTTGCTCTATACGTCCAATCGGCGACTCGTCCTGAAGAACAGAGTCTCATCGACGGCCAATGGGTTATTGGCGATGCTACTTGTAAGTATAATGCTCGATCGATTCTGATTCGCTGTGCGATTCATCCGACCGGGCCATGTGAGGGCTGTCGGTTTCGGGAGTAGGGGATAGGCTTTAGGTTTTAGGGAAAAGGGTATTTATAAATTTAGATGTATTCCAAGCTTAAAAGGGTCTGTTTAATATTCAGTTAAACAAACCCTTGCTGTAATTTAGCTAACATCTAAAGCCTAATATTTAAAGCCTATTTTACGCGCCCTGGAGGACTTGAACCCCCGACATTCGGTTTTGGAGACCGACGTTCTACCAACTGAACTAAAAGCGCATGGATGAAAAGGAAACGACCTTCCTGACCCTGTAGATTAGTATAGTACGAAACTAAAGTTTATGGCCAGGATACTCGGAAAAATCTGATAATTATTCCAAGGGACGATCGAACCGCTGTTTGACGCGAGTTGCTTTACCGACGCGCTCGCGAAGATAAAACAGTTTCGCACGACGGACTTTACCGCGACGAATTACTTTGACGCTATCAATTTTGGGGGAGTGCAACAGGAATACCCGTTCCACGCCGATACCTTGAAAGACACGACGGACAGTAATAGTTTCATTAATGCCACCATTACGAGTAGCAATAATAATGCCTTCGTAGGGTTGCACCCGTTCTTTGTTACCTTCTTGAATTTTTACGCCCACACGGACGGTGTCGCCCACGTGAAGGGTAGGCAGATCGGATTTTAGATACTCCGCTTCGATCGAGCGAATAATTTCCTGAGCTTTCATGTGGTTTGAAAAAATTCACAGACTCTTATCATAGCAGACCAGTGTGAATTTGTCTAAAATAATTTTAGATAGATTCGCTCGGGCCGACAATCTAGCTAGATCGGCGATAAGTAGCAGGCAAGTTCTCTACTATTAGCTGAACATAGCTCGATTCTAAAGCTACTTTATGCCATTATCGAATCTAGACTGCTAACATAATACTCACTACCTAGCCCTCTTCAATCTTATGCCTCTAGATAGCCTGTTTTCGACCCAAGGTATCATGGTGATGCTGTTGGCAGCCTACGCTGGGGCGATGTGGCTGTTTTTG harbors:
- the psaC gene encoding photosystem I iron-sulfur center protein PsaC translates to MSHSVKIYDTCIGCTQCVRACPTDVLEMVPWDGCKAQQIASSPRTEDCVGCKRCETACPTDFLSIRVYLGAETTRSMGLAY
- a CDS encoding DUF6464 family protein, whose protein sequence is MTELASMPTEVILTQSREVLTKIYLDWTPQPGNYLDLDGKTYAVLERRHRYHLQSGRYKLHKVALYVQSATRPEEQSLIDGQWVIGDATCKYNARSILIRCAIHPTGPCEGCRFRE
- the rplS gene encoding 50S ribosomal protein L19 — encoded protein: MKAQEIIRSIEAEYLKSDLPTLHVGDTVRVGVKIQEGNKERVQPYEGIIIATRNGGINETITVRRVFQGIGVERVFLLHSPKIDSVKVIRRGKVRRAKLFYLRERVGKATRVKQRFDRPLE